From one Henningerozyma blattae CBS 6284 chromosome 1, complete genome genomic stretch:
- the TBLA0A10740 gene encoding uncharacterized protein (similar to Saccharomyces cerevisiae YHR213W) yields the protein MKKLIPILCKNGIGINGLISFQLSNLYLLFLFFSLIVSISNAAYISPRTAVTSKILDIRATSTRQISLITDKNSIDIIQKKTRSTINPTVTTFHNFNTPSSIAPIQTALYGEKFVKREVVDITTTVIPPFVELIANPDAGSLVQVTFSTGVTTYTQGGTTYHKTFYLIREEELSQVEGTWAENNCIIPSTAKPVLGFGATLYSYSDDGTTGTAFLEEGSYKKNPPIASTIGFTDFGAIDPTEGYVLEFNGYFIPSDTGLYDFQLLDANPAAIVMIANQYALDSKNSVVTDNLDSDIDLAMQSDSTAISTKTGLLYAGLAYPIKIVYYSNQANAAEIRLQFTDPDSMIYPIISNVYYYDDLQVQCPKLMGTIIESNYTTTVPWTGSFISTYSSSTFSTVGDDGNTTVQRMYYVETPYSLSTIFSTHLMNWAGTFTNTYATVSYQVTYNDTIINNVEYFVETPTSSSSYFVTAATSTSLIEWTGTFTTTFATVTRQVTDNDTIINNIEYFVETPQKTTSSSSYFVTAATSTSLIEWTGTFTTTFATVTRQVTDNDTIINNVEYFVETPTSSSSYFVTAATSTSLIEWTGTFTTTFATVTRQVTDNDTIINNIEYFVETPQKTTSSSSYFVTAATSTHFIDWTGSFSYTYATISYQLTDHNTIIDTVEYFVETPQKKTTSTSTQSPTITTSTTSSKGSNTINRNSGKSHDGSKDTNYINHGSNVYTGTTTTTNSDVSATSGTMNAASGKSNTMHSSSGRTNSMTGETGTHTGASATSSTMSASSEKFNSMTASSSTYSGMSASTERSRRMTASSQNSNSMTASTKNSNSMTNSSERSSRRTISSERSNSMAGLPTTSNIISDFSIPHTQRSSSYNSKLMSDSSSISSSHEESSMTQSSTTGSYGMSSGSFYKPISSQLSQSISWLPETPGSPMIGMVFADWDGEFTVTYSTSTGWETTNGEVVPDTVYYIKTPHIAQSKTRSAYISSSYIASHSSAFSSMEPNTASPDSTGPSSRSSRRTVVAPSTTSSSSGEESSMTQSSTTASYGMSSGSFYKPISSQLSQSISWLPETPGSPMIGMVFADWDGEFTVTYSTSTGWETTNGEVVPDTVYYIKTPHIAQSKTRSAYISSSYIASHSSAFSSMEPNTASPDSTGPSSRSSRRTVVAPSTTSSSSGEESSMTQSSTTASYGMSSGEESSMAKSSTTASYGMSSGSFYKPISSQLSQSISWLPETPGSPMIGMVFADWDGEFTVTYSTSTGWETTNGEVVPDTVYYIKTPHIAQSKTRSAYISSSYIASHSSAFSSMEPNTASPDSTGPSSRSSRRTVVAPSTTSSSSGEESSMTQSSTTASYGMSSGEESSMAKSSTTASYGMSSGEESSMAKSSTTASYGMSSGEESSMAKSSTTASYGMSSGEESSMTQSSTTASYGMSSGEESSMAQSSTTASYGMSSGSFYKPISSQLSQSISWLPETPGSPMIGMMFADWDGEFTVTYSTSTGWETTNGEVVPDTVYYIKTPHIAKSGSKRSVSLSSIGRYSSIYSNLVSESYSTLISSESLYYSNSAIPNSYIASTAHVTFSSYTSTIETVEKSSSRYTNSKVDSAHASFIMSVSVTSSPPVTTLNKISASKISVMQSSFTKAYFSNSSITRESSTSFSVSWLPEGRGAPNYGVVYEDWTKSYITTYSTLTGWETYEGEEIPDTIYFVKTPIKPTSISTYFKSSSDIHKYSTSIKDSTTDLLPSTFNTFATSSSTSESLLSTAVVYTSINTQASLIASTMTSTIKSNILSSTIVIQLSTKYSDTHSSNDFSATSTVMMSHSSTPGADQYPTFTKMTYSHPSDTIKYSSSTQFFVSSCSENISWLPATPGEPLVGMVYKSWIGKYTVTYSTSTGWETINGEAIQDIVYYIETPYLGTDTSALETSGIVSTSETKAIPAASSVNHSVPNASSSFYASSTSSDITETTNFSTLGDTLSSAAVSKFTSSGTTNYISNASKNDNFESTVADNSIISSKSISAITSGTIYYTVTVIDTTTITTTIMITYSESTKKTEISNFTPSITTAISSTKITNNSNRLSTLGSSSSTTNPQTIVETRQFPSADSSDMSSTISATKISNISSTIEAPYTTTFVEHGTITKTAIVSCSQSTNSNGEVFIIVSTFSNTITDNVQLTTTPNVRTVYTTTVLEHGTITKTAIVSCSQSTNSNGEVFTITSTLQDTITEKVNEATNTNVATNFNTNSDENINTILNLLAVSETTVTSSSISFIHSTAKNGEVITVMTTVTIIKTIRPTVIIETNTNYIMKTTINSQPTSFMTSTNINPNIITTINAISNSLLTTNINSNKFTRSFFPNKTIISDNPNKNYNISSSIKVINSSLNNINANLSYTNSNIYNTNTSKNELNLSVTSNSVTTMIMPHLTNLLKPNITLSTEVITSPRSKSLLTSSFSKSNSKITGTDGNLIIKRDGYKSIPNVNATLTISAKVLINSTTCTTTGITDTSNILYQFEDKASGLYNEVFYRIIILLFFGFV from the coding sequence ATGAAAAAACTTATTCCAATTTTATGTAAAAATGGGATAGGTATAAATGGACTTATATCGTTTCAACTATCGAATTTATActtgttatttttattcttttctttaattgtCTCAATTTCTAATGCAGCATATATTTCACCCAGAACTGCTGTTACTAGTaaaattttagatattAGAGCAACATCGACTCGTCAAATTAGTTTAATTACTGATAAGAATAGTATTGATATAATACAGAAAAAAACTCGTTCTACAATTAACCCGACCGTTACTACTTTCCATAATTTCAATACTCCATCTTCTATTGCCCCTATTCAAACAGCTCTCTATGGAGAAAAGTTTGTTAAAAGGGAAGTGGTAGATATCACTACAACAGTTATCCCACCTTTTGTAGAACTTATTGCGAATCCGGATGCGGGCAGTCTGGTACAAGTTACCTTTTCAACTGGTGTTACTACTTATACTCAAGGCGGAACAACGTACCACAAGACGTTTTATCTTATCAGggaagaagaattatctCAAGTGGAAGGTACATGGGctgaaaataattgtattaTACCAAGCACTGCAAAGCCTGTTCTGGGCTTTGGTGCAACtctttattcttattctGACGATGGAACTACAGGGACTGCTTTTTTGGAAGAAGGGAGCTATAAAAAAAACCCTCCAATTGCTTCTACTATCGGGTTTACTGACTTTGGTGCTATAGACCCGACAGAGGGATACGTACTTGAATTTAATGGTTATTTTATTCCATCTGACACAGGCCTTTATGATTTCCAATTACTAGATGCTAATCCTGCTGCTATTGTGATGATCGCAAATCAATACGCTTtagattcaaaaaattctgTTGTGACTGATAATTTAGACTCAGATATTGATTTAGCAATGCAATCAGATAGTACCGCAATATCAACGAAGACTGGCCTGCTATATGCTGGTCTCGCCTACccaattaaaattgtttattaCTCAAACCAAGCTAATGCTGCTGAAATACGATTACAATTTACAGATCCAGATAGTATGATCTATCCTATAATTTCTaatgtttattattatgatgatCTGCAAGTCCAATGCCCAAAGTTAATGGGAACTATAATCGAATCTAATTATACCACTACAGTACCATGGACAGGTTCATTCATATCGACATACTCAAGTTCCACTTTTAGCACTGTAGGCGATGACGGTAATACTACAGTCCAAAGAATGTATTACGTCGAAACTCCGTATTCTCTTTCTACTATCTTCTCAACACATCTAATGAACTGGGCAGGAACATTCACAAATACGTATGCAACTGTTTCTTATCAGGTTACATATAATGACACAATCATCAATAATGTAGAATATTTTGTAGAAACACCAACAAGCAGCTCGTCTTATTTTGTTACTGCAGCCACATCGACAAGCTTAATTGAGTGGACAGGAACATTCACTACCACCTTTGCCACTGTCACCCGTCAAGTTACAGATAATGACacaattatcaataatatcgAATATTTTGTAGAAACACCACAGAAGACAACCAGCAGCTCGTCATATTTTGTTACTGCAGCCACATCGACAAGCTTAATTGAGTGGACAGGAACATTCACTACCACCTTTGCCACTGTCACCCGTCAAGTTACAGATAATGACacaattatcaataatGTCGAATATTTTGTAGAAACACCAACAAGCAGCTCGTCTTATTTTGTTACTGCAGCCACATCGACAAGCTTAATTGAGTGGACAGGAACATTCACTACCACCTTTGCCACTGTCACCCGTCAAGTTACAGATAATGACacaattatcaataatatcgAATATTTTGTAGAAACACCACAGAAGACAACCAGCAGCTCGTCATATTTTGTTACTGCAGCCACATCGACACACTTTATAGATTGGACAGGCTCATTTTCATATACGTATGCTACAATATCTTACCAGCTTACTGATCATAATACAATTATCGACACAGTGGAATACTTTGTAGAAACGCCACAGAAGAAAACAACTTCTACATCTACCCAATCTCCAACCATAACAACTTCAACTACCAGTTCTAAAGGAAGCAATACTATAAATAGAAATTCTGGAAAATCTCACGATGGCTCTAAGGATACTAACTATATCAATCACGGTTCTAATGTATACACCGGTACAACTACAACAACCAACAGTGATGTATCTGCAACCTCTGGCACTATGAATGCTGCAAGTGGGAAATCTAACACTATGCACAGTTCCTCTGGCAGAACTAATAGCATGACTGGGGAAACTGGCACTCATACCGGTGCATCTGCAACATCTAGTACTATGAGTGCTTCATCTGAGAAGTTTAATTCTATGACCGCCTCGTCTTCAACATATAGCGGCATGAGTGCCTCAACTGAGAGATCAAGACGTATGACTGCCTCATCTCAGAATTCTAACTCTATGACTGCCTCGACTAagaattctaattctatgACTAATTCGTCTGAAAGATCAAGTCGCAGGACCATCTCATCGGAGAGGTCTAACTCTATGGCTGGCCTACCTACAACATCCAACATTATCAGTGATTTCTCTATCCCTCATACACAGAGAAGTTCATCCtataattctaaattgaTGAGTGATTCATCTTCAATCTCTAGTTCTCACGAAGAGTCGTCCATGACCCAGTCCTCTACTACCGGCTCTTATGGCATGAGTTCTGGCTCGTTCTATAAGCCCATCTCTTCTCAATTGTCACAATCCATCTCCTGGTTACCAGAAACTCCTGGATCGCCCATGATCGGTATGGTGTTTGCTGACTGGGATGGTGAATTCACCGTCACATACTCGACATCTACAGGATGGGAAACCACCAACGGAGAAGTTGTCCCTGATACGGTATACTACATCAAAACTCCTCATATTGCCCAGTCTAAGACGCGCTCGGCTTACATATCATCCTCTTATATTGCCTCACACTCGTCTGCGTTCTCATCCATGGAGCCAAATACCGCTTCTCCAGACTCTACTGGGCCTTCCAGCAGATCGTCTCGCAGGACAGTGGTGGCTCCAAGCACTACGTCATCTAGCTCTGGCGAAGAGTCGTCCATGACCCAGTCCTCTACTACCGCCTCTTATGGCATGAGTTCTGGCTCGTTCTATAAGCCCATCTCTTCTCAATTGTCACAATCCATCTCCTGGTTACCAGAAACTCCTGGATCGCCCATGATCGGTATGGTGTTTGCTGACTGGGATGGTGAATTCACCGTCACATACTCGACATCTACAGGATGGGAAACCACCAACGGAGAAGTTGTCCCTGATACGGTATACTACATCAAAACTCCTCATATTGCCCAGTCTAAGACGCGCTCGGCTTACATATCATCCTCTTATATTGCCTCACACTCGTCTGCGTTCTCATCCATGGAGCCAAATACCGCTTCTCCAGACTCTACTGGGCCTTCCAGCAGATCGTCTCGCAGGACAGTGGTGGCTCCAAGCACTACGTCATCTAGCTCTGGCGAAGAGTCGTCCATGACCCAGTCCTCTACTACCGCCTCTTATGGCATGAGCTCTGGCGAAGAGTCGTCCATGGCCAAGTCCTCTACTACCGCCTCTTATGGCATGAGTTCTGGCTCGTTCTATAAGCCCATCTCTTCTCAATTGTCACAATCCATCTCCTGGTTACCAGAAACTCCTGGATCGCCCATGATCGGTATGGTGTTTGCTGACTGGGATGGTGAATTCACCGTCACATACTCGACATCTACAGGATGGGAAACCACCAACGGAGAAGTTGTCCCTGATACGGTATACTACATCAAAACTCCTCATATTGCCCAGTCTAAGACGCGCTCGGCTTACATATCATCCTCTTATATTGCCTCACACTCGTCTGCGTTCTCATCCATGGAGCCAAATACCGCTTCTCCAGACTCTACTGGGCCTTCCAGCAGATCGTCTCGCAGGACAGTGGTGGCTCCAAGCACTACGTCATCTAGCTCTGGCGAAGAGTCGTCCATGACCCAGTCCTCTACTACCGCCTCTTATGGCATGAGCTCTGGCGAAGAGTCGTCCATGGCCAAGTCCTCTACTACCGCCTCTTATGGCATGAGCTCTGGCGAAGAGTCGTCCATGGCCAAGTCCTCTACTACCGCCTCTTATGGCATGAGCTCTGGCGAAGAGTCGTCCATGGCCAAGTCCTCTACTACCGCCTCTTATGGCATGAGCTCTGGCGAAGAGTCGTCCATGACCCAGTCCTCTACTACCGCCTCTTATGGCATGAGCTCTGGCGAAGAGTCGTCCATGGCCCAGTCCTCTACTACCGCCTCTTATGGCATGAGTTCTGGCTCGTTCTATAAGCCCATCTCTTCTCAATTGTCACAATCCATCTCCTGGTTACCAGAAACTCCTGGTTCGCCCATGATCGGTATGATGTTTGCTGACTGGGATGGTGAATTCACCGTCACATACTCGACATCTACAGGATGGGAAACCACCAACGGAGAAGTTGTCCCTGATACGGTATACTACATCAAAACTCCTCATATTGCCAAGTCTGGCAGTAAAAGATCTGTTAGTCTATCTTCTATTGGAAGATACTCTTCTATATATTCGAATTTAGTTTCGGAGTCTTATTCCACTTTGATATCTAGTGAAAGTTTGTATTACTCGAATTCTGCGATTCCTAACTCCTATATCGCATCTACTGCTCACGTAACATTTTCCAGCTATACATCCACTATTGAAACGGTTGAAAAATCTTCATCCAGATACACCAATAGTAAAGTAGATTCTGCGCACGCCTCATTTATTATGTCAGTTTCAGTAACTTCCTCACCACCAGTAACCACACTAAACAAAATCTCAGCATCGAAGATTTCTGTAATGCAAAGCTCTTTTACTAAGGCTTACTTCTCTAATTCATCTATTACCAGAGAATCTTCAACTTCCTTTTCTGTCTCATGGTTACCCGAAGGTCGTGGTGCGCCAAATTATGGAGTTGTATATGAAGATTGGACTAAAAGTTACATTACTACGTATTCTACTTTAACTGGTTGGGAAACATATGAAGGTGAAGAAATTCCAGatacaatatattttgtgaAGACTCCTATAAAACCTACCTCTATATCTACTTATTTTAAATCCTCATCAGATATTCACAAGTATTCTACCTCCATAAAAGATAGTACTACAGATTTATTACCCAGTACTTTTAATACTTTTGCTACATCTTCAAGTACTTCAGAAAGTTTACTTTCCACTGCCGTAGTATATACTAGTATTAATACTCAAGCTAGTCTTATTGCTTCGACCATGACTTCAACtatcaaatcaaatatacTATCATCTACAATTGTAATTCAATTATCTACTAAGTATTCCGATACACATTCTTCCAATGATTTTTCAGCTACATCTACTGTTATGATGAGCCATTCATCCACGCCTGGAGCAGATCAATATCCAACCTTCACTAAGATGACCTACTCCCATCCGTCTGATACTATCAAATACAGCTCTAGTACTCAATTCTTTGTTTCCTCGTGTTCAGAAAATATTTCCTGGCTACCAGCGACCCCAGGGGAGCCATTAGTAGGAATGGTTTATAAAAGTTGGATAGGTAAATATACTGTTACATATTCTACTTCTACTGGGTGGGAAACTATCAACGGAGAAGCTATTCAAGATATTGTCTACTATATTGAGACACCTTACTTAGGGACAGATACTTCGGCACTCGAAACTTCTGGTATAGTTTCTACATCTGAAACTAAGGCCATTCCTGCAGCCTCCTCTGTTAACCATAGTGTGCCTAATGCAAGTAGTTCTTTTTATGCAAGTTCTACCTCATCAGATATTACAGAAACTACTAACTTCTCAACACTTGGCGATACATTATCTTCTGCTGCTGTATCCAAATTTACAAGTTCAGGAACTACGAATTATATATCGAATGCttctaaaaatgataattttgaaagtaCCGTAGCTGATAATTCCATTATTTCTAGTAAATCTATTAGCGCTATAACGTCAGGTACTATATATTATACCGTAACCGTTATTGATACTACAACTATAACTACAACAATAATGATTACTTATTCTGAATCTACTAAAAAAActgaaatttcaaacttTACACCCAGTATCACAACAGCAATTTCATCAACTAAAATTACTAATAATTCCAATAGGTTATCTACTCTAGGTTCAAGCAGCAGTACAACTAATCCACAGACCATAGTCGAAACACGCCAATTTCCTAGTGCAGATAGTTCAGACATGTCAAGTACAATTAGTGCtacaaaaatttcaaatatttcatcaaCTATAGAAGCTCCTTATACTACAACTTTTGTAGAGCACGGTACCATTACAAAAACAGCTATTGTAAGTTGTTCTCAAAGTACTAATTCAAACGGGGAAGTCTTCATAATAGTATCAACATTCTCAAATACAATTACCGATAATGTGCAACTAACTACAACGCCTAATGTAAGAACTGTATACACAACTACTGTTCTAGAGCACGGTACCATTACAAAAACAGCTATTGTAAGTTGTTCTCAAAGTACTAATTCAAACGGGGAAGTCTTCACAATCACATCTACTCTTCAAGACACCATTACTGAGAAAGTTAACGAGGCTACAAATACTAACGTGGCGACAAATTTCAATACAAATTcagatgaaaatattaatactattCTAAACTTACTAGCAGTATCTGAAACAACTGTTACAAGTTCatctatttcttttatacaTTCTACCGCAAAAAATGGTGAGGTCATTACTGTTATGACTACCGTAACTATCATAAAAACAATAAGACCAACAGTAATCATAGAAACAAATActaattatataatgaaGACAACTATTAACTCCCAGCCTACAAGTTTCATGACTTCAACGAATATAAACCCTAATATTATAACTACAATAAATGCAATTTCTAATAGCCTACTCACAACCAATatcaattctaataaatttacaAGATCATTTTTCCCTAATAAGACTATCATTTCTGATaatccaaataaaaattacaatatttCAAGCAGCATTAAAGTGATAAATTcaagtttaaataatataaatgcTAATCTCAGTtatacaaattcaaatatttacaatacCAATACAAGCAAAAATGAACTAAACTTAAGTGTAACCTCGAATTCAGTCACAACTATGATAATGCCAcatttaacaaatttattaaaaccTAATATAACTTTATCCACCGAAGTAATCACTTCTCCGAGATCTAAATCACTTCTAACATCATCATTTTCCAAGTCAAATAGCAAAATTACAGGGACTGAtggaaatttaattataaaaagaGATGGCTATAAGAGCATTCCTAATGTTAATGCTACATTAACTATAAGTGCTAAAGTACTGATTAATTCAACAACATGTACTACAACTGGCATCACTGATACAAGcaatatattatatcaatTTGAAGATAAGGCCTCTGGATTATATAATGAAGTCTTTTacagaattattatattattattttttggtttcgtatga
- the BAT2 gene encoding branched-chain-amino-acid transaminase BAT2 (similar to Saccharomyces cerevisiae BAT2 (YJR148W) and BAT1 (YHR208W); ancestral locus Anc_4.389), translating into MSLAPLDSTKLKITRVQTPSKPRPNEELVFGKTFTDHMLTIQWDATKGWYDPEIKPYAPFTLDPSSIVFHYAFELFEGLKAYRTADNKITMFRPDMNMRRMNKSASRICLPNFDSDELIKMIGTLIEQDKHLVPEGNGYSLYIRPTMIGTDAGLGVSVPSKAMIFVILSPVGPYYPTGFKAVKLEATDYAVRAWPGGCGDKKLGANYAPCVLPQSQAASRGYQQNLWLFGPEKNITEVGTMNAFFVLKDTNTGKKEITTAPLDGTILEGVTRDSILTLARERLDPKEWIINERYCSIKEIAEASEKGNLVEAFGAGTAAVVSPIKEIGWNDQHINVPLLPGEQSGPLTKEIASWISDIQYGRVQHSNWVKVVADLN; encoded by the coding sequence ATGTCATTAGCTCCTCTAGACTCTACAAAGTTGAAGATCACTCGTGTTCAAACACCTTCAAAACCAAGAccaaatgaagaattagtaTTTGGGAAGACTTTCACAGACCATATGCTAACTATTCAATGGGATGCTACAAAAGGTTGGTACGATCCAGAGATTAAACCATATGCTCCTTTTACATTAGACCCTTCATCCATTGTCTTCCATTATgcttttgaattatttgaaggtTTAAAGGCCTATAGAACAGCTGATAACAAGATTACCATGTTCCGTCCAGACATGAATATGAGAAGAATGAATAAATCAGCTTCAAGAATTTGTTTACCAAATTTTGATTCagatgaattaattaagATGATTGGTACCTTAATTGAGCAAGATAAGCATTTAGTTCCAGAGGGTAATGGTTATTCGTTATATATCAGACCAACTATGATCGGTACTGACGCTGGTTTAGGTGTCTCTGTCCCTTCAAAAGCAATGATCTTTGTTATCCTTTCGCCAGTCGGTCCTTATTATCCAACAGGTTTCAAAGCAGTCAAACTAGAAGCCACAGATTACGCAGTAAGAGCTTGGCCAGGTGGCTGTGGTGATAAGAAATTAGGTGCTAATTATGCTCCTTGTGTCTTACCGCAATCGCAAGCTGCTTCAAGAGGATACCAACAGAACTTATGGTTATTTGGACcagagaaaaatattactgaAGTGGGTACGATGAATGCATTTTTCGTTTTAAAGGATACAAATACAGGCAAGAAAGAAATAACTACTGCCCCATTGGATGGTACCATCTTGGAAGGTGTCACAAGAGATTCCATCCTAACCTTAGCCAGAGAAAGATTGGATCCAAAAGAATGGATTATTAATGAACGTTATTGCTccattaaagaaattgcaGAAGCTTCGGAAAAAGGAAACTTGGTTGAAGCCTTTGGTGCAGGTACTGCTGCTGTCGTTTCACccattaaagaaattggtTGGAATGATCAACATATCAATGTTCCATTATTACCTGGCGAACAGTCCGGCCCATTAACAAAGGAGATTGCCTCCTGGATCTCAGATATCCAATATGGTAGAGTCCAACATTCTAATTGGGTCAAAGTAGTTGCTGATTTGAATTGA
- the FAU1 gene encoding 5-formyltetrahydrofolate cyclo-ligase (similar to Saccharomyces cerevisiae FAU1 (YER183C); ancestral locus Anc_4.388), with protein MSTPLSTKKALRREIAAKLCGLSKNAIHLQSQRLCARLATASWLQATDHVTESQAKMIGSTESSLHIGSYMAMPVEANLASLHMALLTSGCVLHLPRCEGRKLHWGSVKNVTELQSLTPRGRYGICEPKTAMEHVPLDIVLVPGVAFTIKGARLGHGAGYYDSWLNDYLARHGSLPLLVGVALAEQLVAQLPQEPHDVRMDYVVTGDGKLYDCKAIK; from the coding sequence ATGTCTACACCACTCTCTACCAAAAAAGCTCTGCGTCGTGAAATAGCCGCCAAGCTTTGTGGTCTAAGCAAGAATGCTATCCATTTGCAATCTCAGAGACTGTGTGCTCGTCTTGCAACTGCATCTTGGTTGCAAGCTACCGATCACGTGACTGAAAGTCAAGCAAAGATGATAGGCTCCACAGAATCTTCTCTCCATATAGGTTCGTATATGGCAATGCCTGTCGAAGCTAACCTTGCATCATTACATATGGCATTGCTGACTTCTGGATGTGTACTTCATTTACCACGCTGTGAAGGCCGTAAACTACATTGGGGAAGCGTGAAAAACGTGACCGAGCTACAGTCGTTGACACCACGTGGACGTTATGGGATCTGTGAACCTAAGACAGCTATGGAACATGTACCATTAGATATTGTACTAGTTCCAGGTGTAGCATTTACTATAAAAGGTGCACGTCTTGGTCATGGGGCTGGCTACTATGATTCTTGGCTTAATGACTATCTTGCACGACATGGTtcattaccattattagtAGGTGTTGCGTTAGCTGAACAGCTTGTAGCACAACTGCCACAGGAGCCACATGACGTGCGTATGGACTATGTAGTCACTGGAGATGGTAAGCTATATGATTGTAAGGCCATTAAGTAG